The DNA region TAATACTGGTAGTAACCGACTGGGGTAAAATATATCGAGCATCTTCAGCTGGAATTCCCTGTGCTAACATTTCCCGATAAAAAGAAAAACAACTCTGGGAAAGTTCCTGAAATTTCAATAACAAGTCACTATTGTTATTCCGGATGCTTTTAGGGGTGATATGGTTTTGTTTTTTCCCCAACTTGACATATCTTTGGCTCTTCTGGGAAAAAGAAGCTATCCGATGCCTGACCAGTTGATGTGAAGTAATCCTTGATATATCCTCAATTCCAAAGGTAAAAGAGACATGTTCCAGGACAGAATAATGCCCTAACTTCATAATCTTTTTTATTATTATATCGTTTTTTTCCTCTGCAGTTTCTTCTTTTAACTGATCAATAGTTTTATTCGAATAACAAAGCCGAGCTGCTTGGGCAACCGTCTCTTCTGGAAACCTGGTATAGTTTAATATTTGAACCTTCATAGTACTTTTATTCCCTACCAATATTAACTTTTCTGGGCTGGTTTATTGATAACTTCATGATGCACTCTACATCGTGCTTCATAACTTTCCTTAGCACCAATAAGAATGGTTGGGTCGTTATAATCAGCCGGTTTACCATTGACCAATCTTTGAGTTCTGGTAGCTGTTTTCCCACACACCATACAAATAGCATGAAGTTTATCAACATATTCAGCAATAGCCAGCAACTCAGGCATAGAACCGAATGGTTCGCCTCGAAAGTTCTGGTCAAGCCCTGCTACAATCACTCTCTTGCCCTGATTTGCCAATAACTGGCAAACCTCTACAATTTTTCGGTCAAAAAATTGTGCTTCATCAATAGCAATGACTTCAGTATCAGGTTTAACTTCATTCAGAATCTCTAATGCTTTTTTAATACAGGTAGCTTCAACCTTACTACCATTATGGGAATAGATATATTGTACCTGATAACGATTATCTATTAAAGGTTTAAATATCTGCACTTTTTTTCGGGCAATCTGCACACGACGTACTCTTCTTATCAATTCTTCACTTTTCCCACTAAACATGCTTCCACAAATTACTTCTATACTACCCCCGGAACAGGTTTCCTGCATCCTGTATTCCTCCCTTGTCTATATTTCCTAAACAAAAACTTATAATAAAAAACAGAGCCTTTGCCCTGTTTTTTCTTTCTTTATAATAATATGGTAATACTACTTATTCATTATCTGATGAATCGTTATTTATTCCTCTTTTATTTCCTGGTTTTTCTTGCTTTTCCCTAATTCCTGTTCCAAATTATATCTCCTATTAAACTTCTCGACTCTACCAGCAGAATCAAAGATCTTCTGTTCCCCGGTAAAGAAAGGATGGCAGGCAGAACATACCTCTACCCTTATTAACTCTTTTGTAGATTGAGTTTCAAAACTATTTCCACAGGCACAGATTACTTTAGCTTTTCCATATTTAGGATGAATTCCTTTTTTCATTATCATTTCACCTTCATTCTTAATAATATCAGCCCTAAACTCAAGGGGGCAGTTCCTCTTGCAACTTTAAAACTATCCATTTCTTTTTTTAATACATTTCAAACAGTGGATTATTAATTATAGGTAACAAAAACTTTCTACCAAAAAACACTATGAAATTATAACACAAGTACTTTTAAGCGTCAAAGGTAATAAGTACTTTTTTCTATTAACTTTTTTTCTCCATCCTTATGCTTAAACTATTGCTTAGTATTTTCAAGAAGGTATCAGGTCTAATGATTTTCATCCTTAATAGCATTTAGAAAATCATGATTGTTTTTGGTCTTCTTTAGTCTATTTAACAGTAAGCTAATGGCATCAGTGGTATTCTGACTGGATAAAGCCCTTCTCATTAACCAGACTTTGCTTAACTCATCTGCTTCCAATAATAACTCCTCTTTCCTGGTTCCAGAACGCTTAATATCAATGGCAGGGAATATCCTATTATCAGAAATTTCCCGGTCTAAGCGTAACTCCATGTTGCCAGTACCTTTAAACTCTTCAAAAATTACATCATCCATGCGACTGCCGGTTTCAACCAAAGCTGTGGCTAGAATGGTCAGACTGCCTCCCTCTTCTAAATTTCTAGCAGCTCCAAAAAATCGCTTGGGAAAATAGAGGGCTGTTGAATCTAATCCACCTGATAAGGTTTTGCCACTGGTGGGAATATTCAAGTTATATGCTCTGGCCAATCTGGTTACACTATCCAGCAGAATTACCACATCATGTTTTAGTTCTACTAATCTTTTGGCTCTTTCTAAAACAATTTCTGCTACCTTAATATGATTGTTAATAGGTTGATCAAAGGTAGAGCTAATAACTTCTGCCTTTTCCACTGACCGCCTCATATTGGTAACTTCTTCTGGCCTCTCATCAATCAATAATATCATAAGAATAGTTTCAGGATGATTAGCAATGATACCATTGGCAATCTTTTCCAGAAGTATTGTTTTCCCTGCTTTGGGAGGAGATACGATTAAACCTCTCTGTCCTTTGCCAATAGGTGAAAAAAGATCGATTACTCTAGCAGACAATTCGTATGGTTTGGTTTCTAACTTAAATCTTTCCATGGGAAAAAGTGGCGTTAGATTCTCGAAATCAATACGTTCTTTGGACAATTCCGGGTCTTCATGATTAACTGCTTCCACCTTGAGTAAGGCAAAGTATCTTTCACCTTCTTTGGGATAACGAACCTGACCAGAAACAAGATCTCCATTACTTAAGTTAAATCTCTTTATTTGTGATGGTGAAATATAGACGTCATTGGGACCAGGTAGGTAGCCACCAGTTCTTAAAAATCCAAATCCTTCTTTCATAATATCCAGAATGCCTTCAGAAAACATATAACCCTGTTTCTCAGTTTGTGCTTTTAAGATATTAAAAATTAAATCTGTCTTTTTCATTCGAGTACAATTATTGATTTCATACTCATTAGCAATCTTGCACAGTTCACTTATTTTCATTTCTTTTAATTCATTTAATTCCAAAATATAATACCCCCTAAGGTTTTTGAATCTCTTTCAAATATAAACAGCAGATAACACATCATCCCTACCCCGTTCTTTAAGTTTAAACTGTTTTTTTAACCAATCATTACCACTTTTACGGAAGGTGTTTTTTTACAGTCAAATTAATAATTAAATAACTCTTTTTCCGTGATTATCACTATCTTTTCAAATAAAGTTACAATTAACAAATAAAACTACTTTCATTAATTAATAGATAAATAGTGGGAAAAATTCTTGAAGAATAACCCTGTAGTTACATTTTACTAAAATTATATCACTTCCTTTTTAAAAAACAATACATATTTATTTTTCTGTAAAATAATAAATTCCAGTCAGAATGTGCCTCTTGATTACCTTCATCCATTCAATGTTCTGAATTAGATTACCTGTTGTGGTGAACCTTCAATTGAGCGCCCATTTTCTCTTAGTTTCTATCTATCTTGTAAGCAAATAATCTCCAGCTAAAATAACCTATTTTCTCAGATTCAGGTAAATAATAATTTTCTATTAAACTAAACGCTAATTTAGGATGAGGTAGTAGGATTTTTTTGATTTATGGTCTGCAATATCAATTCATAGTCACTCAACTTATCTAAATCAATCATAACTTCTGGATCATCAATCGTGATGCTCTTCACTGGATAGCCAGCTATTAGTGATGCCTTTTCTTCTATTTCCTTGATGGTTAATGTTTTAAGTAGATACTTTATAAGAAATTTTATGCCTAATAAGCGTACATATTTCTTAACATCTTTTCGATTCTGATAAAGTTCATTTAATAACTCTTTATTCTTATCAAACAAAGGTCTGCTAAATATCGCCATATTACCGCCACAAAAGGTCCCTTCATTTAATAAAGCATAGGAACGAACAGTTTCAGGATATTTCTTCAGAATAGTTTCCTTGGTAATAATGGGATAATAAAACAGAGCGTTGTATTGTTCACACTTTTTTATAAAACGATCAATAATCTCTCCGGTAATTAGTGGTATATCTGAAGTTAACAATAAAATATTATCATCATCATTAAAATAATCAAGGCCAATTTTTATATTTTCAATAATGGAATCAGTGGAGTCAAGAATTTTTTTCACTTTTTTCTCAATAAACGGAACTAAATCATATTCTGGCCCCACCACCACAATATCATCCACCAGTTTTGACTCCAGTAAGGCATTAACAACATATTCAATCATGGGAATTTCATTAATCATCAATAAAGCTTTGTTGGTCAATTTATTATTATTCTCTAATTTTCCAATATCTTTTTTACCAGCCAGGATTAAAGCATTCATCTATTATTTACTCCAAATAATTGAAGCCAATTTCTATAGTATTTCACACCTAATCCTTTCTTATTGCAGCTTCGAGAAAGCTTTTAAACATAGGGTGAGGCCTATTCGGTCTGGATTTAAACTCTGGGTGAAATTGCATACCTATAAACCAGGGATGATTTTTTAGTTCAATAATTTCAATAAGGTTATTCTCTAAATTAACTCCACTAAAGATTATACCAGCATTTTCAAATTTTGACAAAAATTGATTATTAAATTCATAGCGATGGCGATGCCTTTCCTGTATCTTATCCTTTTGATAAATTCTATAAGCAAGTGTCTCTTTTGTCAAATTACAGGTATAACTGCCAAGACGCATATTGCCACCCTTAGTGGCAACATTTTTTAATCTTTCCAATAAATCAAAAATTGGATACGGTGTATTTGGGTCAAATTCTACACTATTAGCACCAGTTAGATGTAATTCATTTCGAGCAAATTCTATCAAGGCACATTCCATGCCTAAACAGATTCCCATAAACGGTATACCACTCTCCCGAACATATTTAATAGCTTGAATTTTTCCCTCTATTCCTCT from Atribacterota bacterium includes:
- the rho gene encoding transcription termination factor Rho is translated as MELNELKEMKISELCKIANEYEINNCTRMKKTDLIFNILKAQTEKQGYMFSEGILDIMKEGFGFLRTGGYLPGPNDVYISPSQIKRFNLSNGDLVSGQVRYPKEGERYFALLKVEAVNHEDPELSKERIDFENLTPLFPMERFKLETKPYELSARVIDLFSPIGKGQRGLIVSPPKAGKTILLEKIANGIIANHPETILMILLIDERPEEVTNMRRSVEKAEVISSTFDQPINNHIKVAEIVLERAKRLVELKHDVVILLDSVTRLARAYNLNIPTSGKTLSGGLDSTALYFPKRFFGAARNLEEGGSLTILATALVETGSRMDDVIFEEFKGTGNMELRLDREISDNRIFPAIDIKRSGTRKEELLLEADELSKVWLMRRALSSQNTTDAISLLLNRLKKTKNNHDFLNAIKDENH
- a CDS encoding NTP transferase domain-containing protein, which gives rise to MNALILAGKKDIGKLENNNKLTNKALLMINEIPMIEYVVNALLESKLVDDIVVVGPEYDLVPFIEKKVKKILDSTDSIIENIKIGLDYFNDDDNILLLTSDIPLITGEIIDRFIKKCEQYNALFYYPIITKETILKKYPETVRSYALLNEGTFCGGNMAIFSRPLFDKNKELLNELYQNRKDVKKYVRLLGIKFLIKYLLKTLTIKEIEEKASLIAGYPVKSITIDDPEVMIDLDKLSDYELILQTINQKNPTTSS
- the thyX gene encoding FAD-dependent thymidylate synthase, producing the protein MKVQILNYTRFPEETVAQAARLCYSNKTIDQLKEETAEEKNDIIIKKIMKLGHYSVLEHVSFTFGIEDISRITSHQLVRHRIASFSQKSQRYVKLGKKQNHITPKSIRNNNSDLLLKFQELSQSCFSFYREMLAQGIPAEDARYILPQSVTTSIIFTANARELIHFFRLRCCNRAQWEIRELAISMLKLVKEIAPHIFQDSGPSCLIGPCPEGEMTCGKPWSREQSGNN
- a CDS encoding thymidine kinase, giving the protein MQETCSGGSIEVICGSMFSGKSEELIRRVRRVQIARKKVQIFKPLIDNRYQVQYIYSHNGSKVEATCIKKALEILNEVKPDTEVIAIDEAQFFDRKIVEVCQLLANQGKRVIVAGLDQNFRGEPFGSMPELLAIAEYVDKLHAICMVCGKTATRTQRLVNGKPADYNDPTILIGAKESYEARCRVHHEVINKPAQKS
- the rpmE gene encoding 50S ribosomal protein L31, yielding MKKGIHPKYGKAKVICACGNSFETQSTKELIRVEVCSACHPFFTGEQKIFDSAGRVEKFNRRYNLEQELGKSKKNQEIKEE